In a genomic window of Punica granatum isolate Tunisia-2019 chromosome 6, ASM765513v2, whole genome shotgun sequence:
- the LOC116209830 gene encoding NDR1/HIN1-like protein 10, with amino-acid sequence MAENPRPPVTGYPVPPAGAYSNGYPAAPASNTAYPYAAPPPQHNNYQYYGPQYQRRNAFIRYFLVALISFFIITGSIIFIVWLVLRPRIPEFTVQSVKVTNFSVVDSQHVSGIWQVRLLVANPNKKMKISYATMDSTLFYKSEFITATRIPPFDQGTRNQTAVDTSFSVQDAYVAVSALNTLNSERAKGTVPFRIRVLAWVRFRSGWWRARSRLLKVWCEDLTVGLSSSNNRTADLVGGERDCKVRI; translated from the coding sequence ATGGCGGAAAATCCCCGTCCTCCGGTCACCGGCTACCCCGTGCCACCCGCCGGTGCCTACTCCAACGGCTACCCTGCTGCGCCGGCCTCCAACACTGCCTACCCCTACgctgctcctcctcctcagcaCAACAACTACCAGTACTACGGGCCGCAGTACCAGCGCCGCAACGCCTTCATCCGCTACTTCCTGGTGGCCCTGATTTccttcttcatcatcaccGGCTCGATTATCTTCATCGTCTGGCTGGTGCTCCGCCCCCGGATCCCCGAGTTTACTGTCCAGTCGGTCAAAGTCACGAACTTTTCCGTCGTCGACTCCCAGCACGTGTCCGGCATTTGGCAGGTCCGGCTCCTGGTCGCGAACCCTaacaagaagatgaagatCTCGTACGCCACCATGGACTCCACGCTCTTCTACAAATCGGAGTTCATAACCGCCACGCGGATCCCACCGTTCGACCAGGGCACGAGGAACCAGACGGCCGTGGACACGTCCTTCTCCGTCCAGGACGCTTACGTGGCCGTCTCGGCTCTGAACACCCTCAACTCGGAGAGAGCTAAGGGGACAGTCCCGTTCCGGATTAGGGTTCTGGCCTGGGTCAGATTCAGGTCGGGGTGGTGGCGGGCGAGGAGTAGGCTGCTCAAGGTTTGGTGTGAGGACCTGACAGTGGGCCTATCTTCTTCGAATAATCGGACCGCCGATTTGGTTGGTGGAGAAAGGGATTGCAAGGTTAGAATATGA
- the LOC116210049 gene encoding NDR1/HIN1-like protein 1 translates to MTAKDCSHHDEEWEALRRRAFMFLVGLVALVLFIILLVFLVLRPSKPAFILRDATVYEFNATSLSGTPGPNFLTIDMQVTLSSRNPNDRIGIYYFQLDTYVSYRGQQVTPPYLLPDSYQGHKEVIDWSPFLVGHAVPVSPYLGDMLSQDLNAGMVLVNVKLDGKVKWKVGTWISGSYHLHVNCPAMLMLKASGSGAAEPLATGLSMKVQLSQQCTVDV, encoded by the coding sequence ATGACGGCCAAGGACTGCAGCCACCACGACGAGGAGTGGGAGGCCCTGCGCCGCCGTGCTTTCATGTTCCTTGTAGGCCTTGTTGCCCTCGTCCTCTTCATCATCCTCCTCGTCTTCCTCGTTCTGCGCCCTTCCAAGCCAGCCTTCATACTCCGTGACGCCACCGTGTATGAGTTCAATGCCACGTCGCTGTCGGGCACACCAGGGCCAAACTTCCTGACCATAGATATGCAAGTCACCCTCTCGTCCCGGAACCCGAATGACCGCATTGGTATCTACTACTTCCAGCTCGACACCTACGTGTCCTACCGCGGGCAGCAGGTCACCCCCCCTTATCTCCTACCCGACTCGTACCAGGGCCACAAGGAGGTGATCGACTGGTCTCCTTTCCTCGTTGGGCATGCAGTCCCTGTGTCCCCGTACCTCGGGGACATGCTGTCCCAGGACCTGAATGCAGGCATGGTCCTCGTCAACGTGAAGTTAGATGGCAAGGTCAAGTGGAAGGTCGGGACGTGGATCTCGGGCTCCTACCACCTCCATGTCAACTGCCCCGCGATGTTGATGCTGAAGGCGTCGGGCAGTGGTGCGGCCGAGCCGTTGGCCACCGGGCTGTCGATGAAGGTCCAGCTCTCTCAGCAGTGCACTGTTGATGTCTAG
- the LOC116211345 gene encoding nuclear speckle splicing regulatory protein 1-like, whose amino-acid sequence MKKYGLELRVPPSQQKKQPTRPRPPLAGFRDDDDEDDAAERAVSQQTIRSRALKEIEEQQQKALEEDPTIFDYDGVYDKLKQEVARPRALDREERKPKYIMSLKKSVERRQREHEIIYERQIAKERSKDDHLYADKDKFVTSAYKRKLAEQDKWKEEERLRELREEKEDVTKKSDLSDFYFNLSKNVAFGSRGFESKKPEKHPESSKPAEKKEEVAPDAPEGSGHISPGPSSRVKPSRAREANKPDVPAAPKIEPENKPQVYPAPRIEPADAKHVPDVPSSQQKDSTEPPPSDQPKGNHHKRSEDAVAAAKERFLARKRAKESL is encoded by the exons ATGAAGAAGTACGGACTGGAGCTTAGGGTTCCGCCTTCGCAGCAGAAGAAGCAGCCGACGAGGCCTCGCCCTCCTCTGGCTGGGTTCCGCGATGATGACGACGAGGATGACGCTGCCGAGAGAGCTGTATCTCAGCAGACCATCAGGAGCAGGGCTCTCAAGGAG ATAGAGGAGCAACAGCAGAAGGCTCTGGAAGAAGATCCGACGATTTTCGATTACGATGGAGTTTATGATAAGCTGAAGCAGGAAGTTGCTCGTCCTCGAGCCTTAGATCGCGAAGAGAGGAAG CCTAAATATATCATGAGCTTGAAGAAGAGTGTAGAACGACGACAAAGGGAGCATGAGATAATCTACGAGAGACAGATTGCTAAAGAGAGGAGCAAGGACGACCACTTGTACGCCGACAAGGACAAGTTTGTTACGAGTGCATACAAGAGGAAACTCGCGGAGCAAGATAAGTGGAAGGAGGAAGAACGTCTACGTGAACTTCGCGAGGAGAAAGAGGAT GTTACAAAGAAGAGTGACTTGAGTGACTTCTACTTCAACCTCTCGAAAAATGTAGCTTTTGGTTCAAGAGGATTTGAGTCAAAGAAGCCCGAGAAGCATCCTGAATCGAGTAAGCCTGCcgagaagaaagaagaggtTGCCCCCGATGCACCAGAAGGCAGTGGTCACATATCACCTGGCCCAAGCTCGAGAGTGAAGCCTTCAAGGGCACGAGAAGCGAACAAACCCGATGTCCCGGCCGCTCCTAAGATTGAACCAGAGAATAAACCTCAGGTCTATCCCGCTCCTAGGATCGAACCAGCTGATGCTAAACATGTACCCGATGTCCCTTCATCGCAACAAAAGGATTCCACAGAGCCGCCGCCATCAGATCAGCCCAAGGGCAATCATCATAAGAGAAGTGAAGATGCTGTTGCCGCTGCTAAGGAGCGCTTTTTGGCTCGGAAGAGAGCAAAAGAAAGTCTGTAG
- the LOC116211346 gene encoding uncharacterized protein LOC116211346, whose translation MGNKPVKEEKRDEIMLKIVPPLDRAYVHWLARDLERIHGYTPRNARAVRPPDHYIEYMHLNGWLDVDLDDPDLAHLLK comes from the coding sequence ATGGGAAACAAGCCTGTGAAGGAGGAAAAGAGGGATGAAATCATGTTGAAGATCGTGCCTCCTTTGGACAGAGCTTATGTCCATTGGCTAGCACGTGACCTTGAGAGGATCCACGGCTATACTCCGAGGAATGCCCGCGCTGTGAGGCCTCCTGATCATTATATCGAGTACATGCACTTGAATGGGTGGCTGGATGTGGACTTGGACGATCCCGATCTAGCTCATCTGTTAAAGTAG
- the LOC116211480 gene encoding transcription factor E2FA-like encodes MSDSARTPPPPPPLQTARATAMHPPPATHLPFSSVRPPFVPAGDYHRFAAELGRVPPDREADAFAGRSPQVKRKSDELDCKVESTVYAEALNSPFQTPVSGKVAKTGKNSRAAKSNRGPQTPVSNAGSPSGGNLTPAGPCRYDSSLGLLTKKFINLIKHAEDGVLDLNKAAETLQVQKRRIYDITNVLEGIGLIEKKLKNRIQWKGLDASRPGEIDESFGSLQAEVDALSIEEHRLDQRVREMQERLRDLSEDGDNQRWLFVTEDDIKGLPCFQNETLIAIKAPHGTTLEVPDPDEDVDYRQRRYRIVLRSTMGPIDVYLVSQFEERFEEIGAEPPSSLPSRSTFHENPPSSSAKEDGNRKEIQMQGHEAHRPSPDFNPMPDFVGGIMKIVPSDVHSEADYWLLSDAEVSITDMWRTESGVQWNGLSEDYSMTNASITLPETTPTSMPEVPTSTALGSSCK; translated from the exons ATGTCCGATTCTGCGAGGactccccctccccctccgCCGCTGCAAACCGCGAGGGCCACCGCCATGCATCCACCTCCTGCCACCCACCTCCCCTTCTCCTCCGTGAGGCCCCCGTTCGTCCCCGCAGGAGACTACCACCGCTTCGCAGCTGAGCTGGGCCGAGTTCCTCCTGATCGTGAAGCTGATGCTTTTGCTGGTAGATCGCCG CAAGTGAAGCGGAAGAGTGATGAGTTAGACTGCAAAGTGGAATCAACCGTATATGCTGAAGCTCTTAACAGTCCTTTCCAGACACCTGTATCAGGGAAGGTTGCCAAGACAGGCAAAAATTCAAGAGCTGCAAAGAGCAACAGGGGACCTCAAACTCCTGTTTCCAATGCCG GTTCTCCATCAGGCGGCAATCTTACTCCAGCAGGTCCTTGCCGCTATGACAGCTCCTTAg GTCTCCTCACAAAAAAGTTCATTAACTTAATAAAACATGCTGAAGATGGCGTTCTTGATCTAAATAAAGCTGCGGAGACTTTGCAG GTGCAAAAGAGAAGAATCTATGACATAACAAATGTCCTCGAAGGAATTGGTCTCATAGAAAAGAAACTGAAGAACAGAATTCAGTGGAA GGGGCTTGATGCTTCTAGGCCAGGAGAGATTGATGAAAGTTTTGGAAGCTTGCAG GCGGAAGTGGATGCCCTCTCCATTGAGGAGCATAGGCTAGATCAAAGAGTAAG AGAAATGCAAGAAAGATTGAGGGATCTAAGTGAAGATGGAGATAACCAAAG GTGGCTTTTTGTCACTGAAGATGATATCAAGGGATTGCCTTGCTTCCAG AATGAAACCTTAATAGCGATAAAAGCTCCACATGGCACCACTCTAGAAGTTCCAGATCCTGATGAG GATGTTGACTATCGCCAGAGGAGATACAGGATAGTCCTTAGAAGCACAATGGGTCCAATAGATGTTTATCTTGTCAG CCAATTTGAAGAGAGGTTTGAGGAGATTGGGGCTGAGCCTCCTTCAAGCTTACCATCAAGGTCTACATTTCATGAGAACCCACCATCTTCATCAGCCAAAGAAGATGGCAACAGAAAGGAAATTCAAATGCAAGGCCACGAAGCTCATAGGCCTTCCCCAGATTTCAACCCGATGCCAGACTTTGTGGGCGGAATTATGAAGATTGTCCCCTCAGATGTCCAT AGTGAAGCAGATTACTGGCTGTTATCTGATGCTGAGGTTAGCATCACAGACATGTGGAGGACGGAAT CTGGTGTCCAATGGAATGGCTTAAGTGAGGACTACTCTATGACTAATGCAAGTATAACCCTGCCCGAGACAACACCGACCAGTATGCCAGAAGTTCCTACTTCCACTGCTCTTGGTTCTTCATGCAAGTGA
- the LOC116211481 gene encoding uncharacterized protein LOC116211481, translating to MAAPGLLLSLSSPSYLASNGQLRAPPLFSPRTSGSNPKHFRVRAIKEKTKEIKSPSPEEVTKKYGLEAGLWQIFSSKKEGKSEEGGEKKKSKANQAKELLAKYGGAYLATSITLSLISFALCYALISAGIDVQSLLLKVGISADETGEKVGTFALAYAAHKAASPIRFPPTVALTPIVAGWIGKKVDEEKQ from the exons ATGGCAGCTCCAGGGCTCCTGCTCAGCCTCTCATCTCCTTCCTACCTCGCCAGCAATGGGCAGCTCAGAGCTCCTCCCTTGTTCTCACCCCGAACTTCGGGTTCCAACCCGAAACACTTCCGCGTAAGAGCAATCAAAGAGAAGACCAAGGAGATCAAGAGCCCTTCTCCTGAGGAAGTTACCAAGAAGTATGGCCTCGAAGCCGGTCTATGGCAG ATATTTAGCTCAAAGAAGGAAGGGAAATCAGAGGAGGGTGGtgagaagaagaaatcaaaggCAAATCAAGCAAAAGAGCTGCTAGCCAAATATGGAGGAGCATACCTTGCCACCTCCATCACCCTCTCCCTCATCTCTTTCGCGCTCTGCTACGCCCTCATCAGCGCCGGCATCGATGTCCAGTCCCTGCTGCTGAAA GTGGGAATATCGGCCGACGAGACTGGTGAGAAAGTCGGAACTTTTGCATTAGCCTACGCTGCACACAAGGCGGCATCCCCAATCAGATTCCCACCCACGGTGGCTCTCACCCCCATTGTTGCCGGTTGGATCGGGAAGAAAGTCGACGAGGAGAAGCAGTAA